The Desulfonatronovibrio magnus genome window below encodes:
- a CDS encoding type II toxin-antitoxin system PemK/MazF family toxin produces the protein MAIYIPEQGDLIAITFDPQAGHEQKGRRPALVVSKELFNSSTGLAIVCPITNTDRGFPFHVPIPKASKLTGFVMVEQVKSVDFHVRRVKCIERRNDELLSEVLSILDACIY, from the coding sequence ATGGCAATCTATATTCCCGAACAAGGAGACTTGATTGCCATTACTTTTGATCCGCAAGCTGGTCATGAACAAAAAGGACGCCGTCCGGCGTTGGTCGTCAGCAAGGAACTGTTCAATAGCAGCACAGGTTTGGCTATTGTATGTCCTATTACAAATACAGATCGCGGATTTCCTTTCCATGTACCTATTCCAAAAGCAAGCAAGTTGACCGGTTTCGTCATGGTTGAGCAAGTGAAGTCAGTTGATTTCCATGTTCGTCGTGTTAAATGCATCGAGCGACGGAACGATGAGCTATTGTCTGAAGTCCTGTCTATATTGGATGCTTGTATTTATTAA
- a CDS encoding AbrB/MazE/SpoVT family DNA-binding domain-containing protein — translation MLAKIQKWGNSQGLRITKTLLSDAQINVGDDVNVTVKDGALIVTPAQRTRRKYNLKDLVAKIPKGYQTKETDWGKPAGKEVW, via the coding sequence ATGCTTGCAAAAATTCAAAAATGGGGAAACAGCCAAGGTCTCCGTATTACAAAGACATTACTATCAGACGCACAAATAAATGTAGGCGATGACGTCAATGTCACTGTAAAGGATGGTGCCTTAATCGTCACCCCAGCCCAGAGAACCCGAAGAAAATATAATCTCAAGGATCTTGTGGCGAAAATTCCCAAAGGTTACCAAACTAAAGAAACAGATTGGGGGAAACCAGCCGGAAAAGAGGTCTGGTAA
- a CDS encoding addiction module protein yields MNTKQLIDEAVSLPVEERAIVVDSLLRSLNQPESEIDKQWASEAKRRLSELRSGHVEAIPGNEVFSKVWDRFEK; encoded by the coding sequence ATGAATACAAAGCAATTAATAGATGAGGCAGTGTCACTTCCGGTGGAAGAGCGTGCCATAGTTGTGGACTCACTGCTTCGCAGTTTAAATCAGCCGGAATCAGAGATAGACAAACAATGGGCAAGTGAGGCGAAACGGCGTCTTTCTGAGCTCAGATCGGGCCATGTTGAAGCAATTCCAGGAAATGAAGTGTTCAGCAAGGTTTGGGATAGGTTTGAAAAATGA
- a CDS encoding type II toxin-antitoxin system PemK/MazF family toxin gives MTSTVVVLPLSTAAKSHPPITVPVNCQGGAAVAVVDQIRAVAKHRLKKKTESLSLEELDEICQAVATILEIR, from the coding sequence TTGACATCTACCGTTGTTGTGCTTCCTCTCTCCACTGCTGCGAAATCACACCCGCCAATCACGGTTCCGGTTAATTGTCAGGGGGGAGCTGCCGTGGCCGTGGTGGATCAGATTCGAGCAGTTGCAAAGCATAGGCTGAAAAAGAAGACTGAGTCGCTATCTCTCGAAGAACTTGATGAAATCTGCCAGGCAGTCGCTACAATACTTGAAATAAGATAA
- a CDS encoding phage integrase N-terminal SAM-like domain-containing protein, with protein MEQESFSKQKQVEYQKWLRFYLDFCQKYNFVQSDQNSLDHFIKKLREKKQTDLQQSQAVRAIKLYYKIIQRKEEKQDKENQRKVLSEKDEQYKITGADWRSVYKDLSGEITLRHYSPKTLRAYTGWVRQFQAFVRSKDSRLLTGSEVRDFLTFLAEKKKVSASTQLSKARPNKRR; from the coding sequence TTGGAGCAAGAATCTTTTAGCAAGCAAAAGCAGGTAGAGTATCAAAAATGGCTCCGTTTTTATCTTGATTTTTGTCAAAAGTATAACTTTGTTCAATCTGACCAGAACAGCCTTGATCATTTCATTAAAAAATTACGAGAAAAAAAGCAGACAGATCTACAGCAAAGTCAAGCAGTCCGGGCTATAAAACTCTATTACAAGATTATTCAAAGAAAGGAAGAAAAGCAGGACAAAGAGAATCAAAGAAAAGTCCTTTCTGAAAAAGATGAACAATATAAAATAACAGGAGCTGACTGGAGAAGTGTTTACAAAGACCTCTCGGGTGAAATTACTCTCAGGCATTATTCCCCAAAAACCTTAAGGGCTTACACAGGCTGGGTCAGGCAGTTTCAAGCCTTTGTGAGAAGCAAAGACAGTCGTCTGTTGACTGGTAGTGAGGTCAGGGATTTCCTGACCTTTTTGGCTGAGAAGAAAAAAGTCTCGGCATCTACCCAACTATCAAAAGCCAGACCAAATAAGAGGCGATAA
- a CDS encoding plasmid pRiA4b ORF-3 family protein, whose product MGRLIYQFHIRLKKIEPPIWRRIQVPDTYNFWGLHIAIQDAMGWLDCHLHSFRFRPKHKRDFIEIGIPGEEWDDHETLPGWETELSLYLHEPGQLLEYEYDFGDGWVHDVLFEGLLVKEKGNKYPKCIGGERACPPEDCGGVPGYYKLLDILNDPVHEDHQDMVAWLKGHLKNYYPYNPDEFSVEKVRFSNPVTRWKKAFLEE is encoded by the coding sequence ATGGGCAGATTGATTTACCAGTTCCACATCAGGCTTAAAAAGATTGAACCGCCCATATGGCGGAGAATCCAGGTCCCTGATACCTACAATTTCTGGGGACTGCACATTGCTATTCAGGACGCCATGGGCTGGCTGGACTGTCATCTGCACTCCTTTAGATTTCGACCCAAACATAAGCGGGATTTCATAGAGATCGGAATCCCAGGTGAGGAGTGGGATGACCACGAAACTCTTCCTGGATGGGAAACAGAGCTTTCTTTATATCTGCACGAACCCGGACAATTGCTCGAATATGAATACGATTTTGGAGATGGATGGGTGCATGACGTTTTGTTTGAAGGCTTGCTGGTCAAAGAAAAGGGGAACAAATATCCCAAATGTATAGGGGGCGAAAGGGCCTGCCCGCCGGAGGATTGCGGAGGTGTACCAGGGTATTATAAGTTGTTGGACATACTGAATGATCCAGTTCATGAAGACCATCAAGATATGGTTGCCTGGCTGAAAGGGCATTTAAAAAATTATTATCCCTATAATCCTGATGAATTTAGTGTTGAGAAAGTGCGCTTTTCCAATCCCGTGACCCGATGGAAAAAAGCCTTCCTGGAAGAATGA